The following coding sequences are from one Motacilla alba alba isolate MOTALB_02 chromosome 4, Motacilla_alba_V1.0_pri, whole genome shotgun sequence window:
- the ZAR1 gene encoding zygote arrest protein 1 — protein MAEEAMASYLYSTYHPYSYRYPPPKGKGGAAGGWRPRGGSYFSGYGEAAAEYFDNYQRAQLKAILSQVNPNLTPRLRKANTKEVGVQVNPRQDASVQCSLGPRTLLRRRPGPAAPRPREAEREQELGSPATTNTRAVRFPRTIAVYSPVASRRLTAFLEEPSPEPEWRPQQQDKAAAVEEEPAALREQRAAEAAAVRASWEQPPEVGAEPLGQRSAEPLGQRSAAPPEPATEASQEEPAEPSAQAEPSAPAEAAEPSAQPAEPPASPQKQQQSSAGKTRLRFQFLEQKYGYYHCKACNIRWESAYVWCVQGTNKVYFRQFCRTCQKSYNPYRVEDITCQSCKQTRCTCPVKMRHVDPKRPHRQDLCGRCKGKRLSCDSTFSFKYII, from the exons ATGGCCGAGGAGGCGATGGCGAGCTATCTCTACTCCACCTACCACCCCTACTCCTACCGCTACCCACCGCCCAAGGGCAAaggcggggcggcgggcggctgGCGGCCGCGGGGCGGCAGCTACTTCTCGGGCTACGGGGAGGCGGCCGCCGAGTACTTCGACAACTACCAGCGGGCGCAGCTGAAGGCCATCCTCTCCCAGGTCAACCCCAACCTGACGCCGCGGCTCCGCAAGGCCAACACCAAGGAGGTGGGCGTCCAGGTGAACCCACGGCAGGACGCCTCGGTGCAGTGCTCGCTCGGGCCCCGCACGCTGctgcgccgccgccccggccccgccgcgccgcggcCCCGTGAGGCGGAGcgagagcaggagctgggcagccccGCCACCACCAACACCCGCGCCGTGCGCTTCCCCCGCACCATCGCCGTCTACTCGCCCGTGGCGTCCCGCAGACTCACCGCCTTCCTGGAGGAGCCGAGCCCGGAGCCGGAGTGGCGGCcgcagcagcaggacaaggcgGCGGCCGTCGAGGAGGAGCCGGCCGCGCTGCGGGAGCAGCGGGCGGCGGAGGCGGCTGCCGTGCGGGcgagctgggagcagcctcccGAGGTTGGCGCCGAGCCGCTGGGGCAGCGCTCGGCTGAGCCGCTCGGACAGCGCTCGGCCGCCCCCCCGGAGCCGGCGACGGAGGCAAGCCAGGAGGAGCCGGCAGAGCCGtcagcccaggcagagccatCCGCCCCGGCAGAGGCGGCAGAGCCGTCAGCCCAGCCGGCAGAGCCGCCGGCCTCaccccagaagcagcagcagtcgTCGGCGGGCAAGACCCGCCTGCGCTTCCAG TTCCTGGAGCAGAAGTACGGGTACTACCACTGCAAGGCCTGCAACATCCGCTGGGAGAGCGCCTACGTCTGGTGCGTCCAGGGCACCAACAAG GTCTACTTCCGTCAGTTCTGCCGGACCTGCCAGAAGTCCTACAACCCGTACCGCGTGGAGGACATCACCTGCCAG AGCTGCAAGCAGACGCGGTGCACCTGCCCCGTGAAGATGCGCCACGTGGATCCCAAGAGGCCCCACCGCCAGGACCTCTGTGGGAGATGCAAAGGGAAACGCCTCTCCTGCGATAGCACGTTCAGTTTCAAATACATCATCTGA
- the SLC10A4 gene encoding sodium/bile acid cotransporter 4, protein MASSAQPPAAAGGPDGGSLAGGGETFGDRSLSQGLSVLVGLGLCVTMLGLGCAVELGQLGQQLRRPVGLLLALLGQFVAMPLLAFLLALIFALDEVAAVAVLLCGCCPGGNLSNLMSVLVDGDMNLSIIMTASSTLLALFLMPLCLWIYSRHWINTAVVQLLPLGAVSLTLGSTLLPIGLGVLIRYRHPRAADLLVKISLWSLLVTLVVLFILTGTMLGPDLLAQIPASVYAIAVLMPLAGYALGYGLATVFKMPPHCRRTVSLETGCQNVQLCTAILKLTFSPELIGSMYMFPLLYALFQSAEAGLFVLAYKMYGKDSYKQDTLGEEEDTDISYKKLKEEEVADTSYGTVTTEEHNSIQMEPTQTAL, encoded by the exons ATGGCCAGCTCCGCGCAgcccccggcggcggcggggggcccCGACGGCGGGTCTCTGGCGGGGGGCGGCGAGACCTTCGGGGACCGCTCCCTCAGCCAGGGCCTGAGCgtgctggtggggctggggctctgcgTGAccatgctggggctgggctgcgccgtggagctggggcagctggggcagcagctccggCGGCCCGtagggctgctgctggcgctgctgggACAATTCGTGGCCATGCCGCTGCTGGCCTTCCTCCTCGCCCTCATCTTCGCCCTGGACGAGGTGGCGGCCGTGGCTGTACTGCTGTGCGGCTGCTGTCCCGGGGGCAACCTCTCCAACCTCATGTCGGTGCTCGTCGACGGGGATATGAATCTGAG TATTATCATGACGGCCTCCTCCACGCTGTTGGCCCTCTTCCTGATGCCCCTCTGCCTCTGGATCTACAGCCGCCACTGGATCAACACGGCCgtggtgcagctgctgcccctgggggCGGTAAGCCTGACGCTGGGCAGCACCCTGCTGCCCATCGGCCTGGGGGTGCTCATCCGCTACCGGCACCCCCGCGCCGCAGACCTCCTGGTCAAG ATTTCCCTGTGGTCGCTCTTGGTGACTCTGGTGGTCCTGTTCATCCTGACTGGGACCATGCTGGGCCCAGATCTGCTGGCACAGATTCCTGCGTCTGTCTACGCCATTGCAGTGCTGATGCCTCTGGCAGGGTACGCCTTGGGATACGGCTTAGCCACGGTCTTTAAAATGCCCCCACACTGCAGGAGAACAGTATCTTTGGAAACAGGGTGCCAAAACGTCCAGCTCTGCACCGCCATCCTAAAACTCACCTTCTCCCCAGAGCTCATAGGGAGCATGTACATGTTTCCCTTGCTTTATGCACTTTTTCAGTCAGCAGAAGCAGGACTGTTTGTGCTGGCATACAAGATGTACGGAAAAGACAGCTACAAGCAAGATACACTTGGTGAAGAGGAAGACACAGATATTTCCTACAAGAAGCTGAAGGAAGAGGAGGTAGCTGATACTTCGTATGGCACAGTGACCACAGAGGAGCACAACTCCATTCAGATGGAGCCGACTCAGACGGCACTTTAG